The Streptomyces cyanogenus DNA segment CAGGTTCTCGCCGGGGACGGCGACCGCGACCGGCTCGTCGGCCGCGAGCGCCGCGCGGACGAAGGGCACGGTGCCGGCCAGGTACTCCCGCGTGTCGCCGTAGAACAGGGCGGGGTGCACGAACGGGTCCGCACCCGCCGGTGTTTCGACCGTCCCGGTCATGACGCCGACACCTCGATCCCCGGCAGACCGGGCCACAGCAGGTCCAGTATCCGCGGTACGGCGTCCGGTGGCCGGTCCAGGACCAGCCGGCGTCGCCCGCCGAGGCTGCGGGCGGCGTGCGCCAGCGCCCCGACGCCCGCGACGTCGACGAAGGTCAGCGCGGAAAGCTCCAAGTAGTACACGTCCTCGTCCTCGCGAACGGCCCGCTCCAACGCGCGCTCCCAGATGCCCCGCGTCCTCAGGCTCACCTCGCCCGCCGCCCGGAATCCGGTCCGCCCGGCCAGCGGGCGCACGTCGAGCCGTGGCGTCGCGGGCATCGGCTCGGCGGCGACCGGCAG contains these protein-coding regions:
- a CDS encoding STAS domain-containing protein, producing MPATPRLDVRPLAGRTGFRAAGEVSLRTRGIWERALERAVREDEDVYYLELSALTFVDVAGVGALAHAARSLGGRRRLVLDRPPDAVPRILDLLWPGLPGIEVSAS